From the Limosilactobacillus panis genome, one window contains:
- the metG gene encoding methionine--tRNA ligase — MAKQKPTYYITTPIYYPSGKLHIGNSYTTVACDAEARFKRLNGYDVFFLTGTDEHGLKIEQRADKLGMQPQEYVDKMAAGIKKLWKTLKITNDKFIRTTDDYHEKAVQKIFQKFVDQGDIYKGEYVGWYSVDDEEYFTESQLAEVYRDDNGKVIGGKAPSGHEVQLVKEESYFFKMSKYADWLMNYYKEHPDFIEPHSRMNEMVNNFLKPGLEDLAVTRTSFNWGVKVPNDPKHVVYVWIDALSNYITALGYGSDNDDLFKKYWPADVHMVGKEIVRFHTIYWPIMLHALGLPLPKHVIGHGWLTMKDGKMSKSKGNVVYPETLVNRYGLDATRYYLLRAMPFGNDGVFSPEDFVDKVNFDLANDLGNLLNRTVAMINKYQGGKIDGQNAAETVFDADFEKTAQDAITEYKEMMDKTHFADALAAVWKLVSRANKYIDETEPWVLAKDDSKREVLSNVMTHLAKSLRVIAALLQPVMPDAPKEIARQLGLPEEAVSLVDLQFNDFPATAQVVAKGTPIFPRLDVKKEVEFIKSKMSANQKTKGRKAMEEAKKAAVKKGEVATDGKKLIRIEAFDKVDLKVAKITAADHVKGADKLLKFHMDDGTPDGRQILSGIAQWYPDPSVLVGKKVVIVANLKPRKMRGEVSQGMLLSVEKDNQVTVVAIDDALEPGLELG, encoded by the coding sequence ATGGCTAAACAAAAACCAACCTATTACATTACAACACCAATTTACTATCCATCTGGTAAGCTGCATATTGGTAACTCTTACACTACGGTTGCCTGTGATGCGGAAGCCCGTTTCAAACGGCTAAATGGTTATGACGTCTTCTTCTTAACGGGGACCGATGAACACGGCCTAAAAATTGAACAAAGGGCAGATAAGCTTGGGATGCAGCCCCAAGAATACGTTGATAAGATGGCTGCCGGAATCAAGAAGCTTTGGAAGACATTAAAAATTACTAATGACAAGTTTATTCGGACGACGGATGACTATCACGAAAAAGCGGTTCAGAAAATCTTCCAAAAGTTTGTTGACCAGGGTGACATTTACAAGGGCGAATACGTTGGTTGGTATTCGGTTGATGATGAGGAATACTTTACGGAAAGTCAGCTGGCTGAAGTTTACCGCGACGATAACGGTAAAGTGATCGGTGGAAAGGCACCGTCTGGCCATGAAGTTCAGTTAGTTAAGGAAGAATCATACTTCTTCAAGATGAGCAAGTACGCTGACTGGCTGATGAATTATTACAAGGAACACCCGGACTTCATCGAACCTCATAGTCGGATGAACGAAATGGTCAATAACTTCTTGAAACCGGGCCTGGAAGACCTGGCCGTTACCCGGACTTCTTTTAACTGGGGTGTTAAGGTTCCCAATGACCCTAAGCACGTTGTTTACGTTTGGATCGATGCTTTATCCAACTATATTACTGCGCTAGGCTATGGCTCTGATAATGATGACTTATTCAAGAAGTACTGGCCAGCAGATGTCCATATGGTTGGTAAGGAAATTGTCCGTTTCCACACCATTTACTGGCCAATCATGCTGCACGCGTTAGGACTGCCTTTGCCGAAGCATGTCATTGGCCATGGCTGGTTGACGATGAAGGACGGTAAGATGTCCAAGTCCAAGGGGAACGTGGTTTATCCTGAAACCTTGGTTAACCGCTATGGCCTTGACGCCACCCGCTACTACCTATTACGGGCAATGCCATTTGGCAACGACGGGGTCTTCAGTCCAGAAGACTTTGTCGACAAGGTTAACTTTGACCTCGCCAACGACCTGGGGAACCTACTGAATCGGACTGTTGCCATGATCAACAAGTACCAAGGCGGCAAGATTGATGGTCAGAACGCAGCTGAGACGGTCTTTGATGCCGACTTTGAAAAGACGGCCCAGGACGCTATTACGGAATACAAGGAAATGATGGATAAGACCCACTTTGCGGACGCCCTGGCTGCTGTTTGGAAGCTAGTTTCCCGGGCCAATAAGTACATCGATGAGACCGAACCATGGGTCTTGGCAAAGGACGACAGCAAGAGGGAGGTTCTGTCTAACGTAATGACCCACCTGGCAAAGAGCCTCCGGGTAATTGCGGCCCTCTTGCAACCGGTTATGCCGGATGCCCCAAAGGAGATTGCCCGGCAACTGGGGCTGCCAGAAGAAGCGGTTTCCTTAGTAGACTTGCAATTCAATGACTTCCCAGCAACTGCTCAGGTGGTTGCTAAGGGAACGCCAATCTTCCCTCGCCTGGACGTCAAGAAGGAAGTTGAGTTCATCAAGAGCAAGATGAGTGCCAACCAAAAGACGAAGGGACGCAAGGCAATGGAAGAGGCCAAGAAAGCAGCCGTTAAGAAGGGAGAAGTGGCTACAGATGGCAAGAAGCTGATTCGGATTGAGGCCTTCGATAAGGTGGACCTTAAGGTGGCCAAGATTACCGCTGCTGACCACGTGAAGGGCGCTGATAAGTTATTGAAGTTCCACATGGATGATGGAACCCCAGACGGCCGACAGATCCTTTCTGGAATCGCCCAGTGGTACCCGGACCCAAGTGTTCTGGTTGGCAAGAAAGTTGTTATCGTTGCTAACCTGAAGCCCCGGAAGATGCGCGGTGAAGTTAGCCAGGGGATGCTACTTTCCGTTGAAAAGGACAACCAGGTAACGGTCGTAGCGATTGATGATGCCTTAGAGCCAGGCCTGGAACTGGGTTAA
- a CDS encoding TatD family hydrolase — protein sequence MGKKQRDWRQVYDSHTHLNDDPFYDDVPAFEDRAAHYGVTQMNIVGSNAKLNQRALDLGRRFNNLHPIIGWHPEDIRTFDELARQTLHQQLDDPVVVGIGEIGLDYYNDEHSPHEQQQDIFEQQLAWARERHLPVSIHCRDALADTYAILKNAHVGDFGGVMHSFNGTPEWAEKFLALGMAISFSGVASFGNAKDVHAAVQAVPLERMMVETDAPYLTPAPFRGKQNEPAFTKFVVDAVANLKQVSFSQVAYHTYQNARRLFLKRHYDED from the coding sequence ATGGGAAAGAAGCAACGTGATTGGCGGCAGGTGTATGATTCCCACACCCATTTGAACGATGACCCCTTTTATGACGACGTGCCGGCCTTTGAGGACCGGGCAGCACATTATGGGGTGACCCAGATGAACATCGTGGGTTCAAATGCCAAGCTGAATCAGCGAGCCCTTGATTTGGGGCGCCGCTTTAACAACCTGCACCCCATCATTGGCTGGCACCCGGAGGATATTCGGACCTTTGATGAACTAGCCCGGCAAACTCTTCACCAGCAACTTGATGATCCGGTGGTTGTGGGGATCGGTGAAATTGGCCTGGATTATTATAACGACGAACATTCGCCCCATGAACAACAGCAAGATATTTTTGAGCAGCAGCTTGCCTGGGCTCGGGAACGGCACTTGCCCGTTTCTATCCACTGTCGGGACGCCCTGGCTGATACCTATGCCATCCTGAAAAATGCCCATGTGGGCGATTTTGGTGGGGTGATGCACAGCTTTAACGGTACTCCCGAATGGGCGGAAAAGTTCTTGGCACTGGGGATGGCAATCTCCTTTAGCGGGGTAGCCAGCTTTGGAAACGCCAAGGATGTGCATGCCGCTGTTCAGGCGGTTCCCCTGGAACGGATGATGGTGGAAACGGATGCCCCGTATTTAACACCGGCGCCTTTTCGGGGGAAACAGAACGAACCGGCCTTTACCAAGTTCGTTGTTGATGCGGTTGCCAATCTCAAGCAGGTTTCGTTTAGCCAGGTGGCCTACCATACTTACCAGAACGCAAGGAGGCTCTTTTTAAAAAGACATTATGACGAAGATTAA
- the rnmV gene encoding ribonuclease M5: MTKIKEVIVVEGKDDTKQVQKAVDADTYETNGSALNATDLARLKKLQESRGLIVFTDPDFNGERLRKIISAAVPGIKHAFIRRDQGVPSEAHGSLGIEHADPAVIKAALEHLYTQAPATNPLFSQRDLQATGLTGQQNSKRRRERLGQILGIGYGNGKQLVHRLNMFQVTVDQFTAAVKQIDQEEENE, translated from the coding sequence ATGACGAAGATTAAAGAAGTAATTGTCGTTGAGGGCAAGGACGATACGAAGCAGGTTCAAAAGGCAGTTGATGCTGACACCTACGAAACGAACGGTTCCGCACTGAATGCCACTGACCTGGCCCGGCTGAAAAAACTTCAAGAAAGTCGGGGGCTGATTGTCTTTACTGATCCTGACTTTAATGGCGAGCGCCTCCGGAAGATAATCAGTGCGGCCGTACCGGGAATTAAGCACGCCTTCATCCGCCGTGATCAAGGAGTGCCCAGTGAAGCGCATGGCAGTTTAGGGATTGAACACGCTGACCCCGCAGTGATCAAAGCAGCGTTGGAGCACCTTTACACCCAGGCGCCCGCAACGAACCCGCTTTTCTCCCAGCGTGATTTACAGGCGACAGGGCTAACCGGTCAGCAAAACTCGAAGCGCCGGCGGGAACGCCTGGGTCAGATCCTAGGAATTGGCTACGGAAACGGTAAGCAACTGGTTCATCGTTTGAACATGTTCCAGGTGACCGTTGACCAATTTACCGCCGCAGTAAAGCAAATTGACCAGGAGGAAGAAAATGAGTAG
- the rsmA gene encoding 16S rRNA (adenine(1518)-N(6)/adenine(1519)-N(6))-dimethyltransferase RsmA: MSRTPQIGSRTRTRAIMEKYGIHTKKSFGQNFLTDLNVLKRIVDAGEITKADNVIEIGPGIGALTEQLAQAAGEVLALEIDQDLIPVLNEVLKPYSNVKIINQDVLAANLPALIQDQFKDPTKPIKVVANLPYYITSPILMNLLKAPVKWDAICVMMQKEVAQRLAAQPGTKQYGTLTLAIEYQMTATIAFNVSRHAFVPSPNVDSAIVVLKPRVEPLSVQPFDQQKLFDFIRGCFAHRRKSLWNNLQSVISKQADVKEKMRAILDQAGISPQIRPERLTLDQFIDLANLLHAAGLL; encoded by the coding sequence ATGAGTAGGACACCACAAATTGGAAGTCGTACCCGCACACGGGCCATTATGGAAAAGTACGGTATCCACACCAAGAAGAGCTTTGGTCAGAACTTCTTGACTGACCTCAACGTGTTGAAGCGGATTGTCGATGCCGGGGAGATCACCAAGGCGGATAACGTGATTGAAATTGGCCCAGGAATTGGGGCCCTCACTGAGCAGCTAGCCCAGGCGGCCGGTGAGGTCCTAGCCTTGGAAATTGACCAGGACCTGATTCCAGTTTTAAATGAGGTTCTCAAGCCGTATTCTAATGTTAAGATCATAAATCAAGATGTTTTGGCGGCTAACTTGCCGGCACTGATTCAGGACCAGTTTAAAGACCCGACGAAGCCAATCAAGGTGGTCGCCAACCTGCCGTACTACATTACCAGCCCGATTTTAATGAACCTCCTGAAGGCCCCTGTTAAGTGGGATGCCATTTGCGTCATGATGCAAAAGGAGGTGGCCCAACGATTGGCTGCCCAGCCGGGAACTAAGCAATATGGGACCCTAACTTTGGCGATTGAATACCAGATGACGGCAACGATTGCCTTTAACGTTTCCCGCCATGCCTTTGTACCATCGCCCAACGTTGATTCAGCAATCGTTGTTCTTAAGCCCCGGGTTGAGCCACTGTCAGTCCAGCCCTTTGACCAGCAGAAGCTTTTTGACTTCATTCGTGGTTGCTTTGCCCACCGGCGGAAGAGCCTGTGGAATAACCTCCAATCAGTTATTAGCAAGCAAGCGGACGTCAAGGAAAAGATGCGGGCGATTCTTGATCAAGCTGGAATTTCTCCACAAATTCGGCCGGAAAGGCTGACCCTCGACCAGTTCATTGACTTGGCCAACCTCCTCCACGCCGCGGGCCTCCTCTAA
- a CDS encoding Veg family protein produces MPETIVEIKKELDDRIGQPVLVKAQAGRKRVATHHGVLSKTYPAIFIVHLNDGQGSLDRISYSYTDILTHNISLAFE; encoded by the coding sequence GTGCCAGAAACGATTGTGGAGATCAAAAAGGAATTAGATGATCGAATTGGCCAGCCAGTTTTAGTGAAGGCGCAGGCTGGACGTAAACGGGTGGCAACACACCACGGGGTCTTGAGCAAGACCTATCCAGCAATTTTCATTGTTCACTTAAACGATGGTCAAGGTTCCCTTGACCGAATCTCTTACAGCTATACGGATATTTTAACGCATAACATTTCGTTAGCTTTTGAATAA
- the ispE gene encoding 4-(cytidine 5'-diphospho)-2-C-methyl-D-erythritol kinase, which yields MRVTEKAPAKLNLSLDTPMRYFDGSPRWDMVMISADLADYVTVETHRRPATIKVYTNSGFLPNDQRNLAYQAAHILRSRFHCKEGVTINIRKNIPVAAGLGGGSSDAAAVLRALNSMWRLGLSQQELATIALTIDSDVPYCIYSQLAYVSGHGEKIELLPPQPHYWVVIAKQQISVSTPQILRQINYEKIDHLNNDQLLASLRAQDWQTAIKYMGNVLEPVTMSFYPEIRQLKEKMVELGADVAQMSGTGPTVFAICHTESRAKRIQNSIRGFCRDVHVVTLL from the coding sequence ATGCGTGTAACTGAGAAGGCGCCAGCAAAGTTAAACTTAAGTCTTGATACGCCAATGCGTTACTTCGATGGGTCGCCACGCTGGGACATGGTAATGATTTCGGCCGACCTGGCTGACTATGTGACGGTTGAAACCCACCGGCGCCCAGCAACGATTAAGGTGTACACCAACAGTGGCTTCTTGCCGAACGACCAGCGGAACCTTGCTTATCAAGCGGCCCACATCCTGCGCAGCCGCTTTCACTGCAAGGAAGGGGTCACGATTAATATTAGGAAGAATATCCCGGTTGCCGCGGGCCTTGGTGGGGGGTCATCCGATGCGGCGGCAGTCTTACGTGCCCTCAATAGTATGTGGCGGTTGGGGCTTTCACAGCAGGAATTGGCGACAATTGCCCTAACGATTGATTCTGATGTTCCCTACTGTATTTATAGCCAGTTAGCCTACGTCTCTGGTCATGGTGAAAAGATTGAACTTTTACCGCCCCAGCCCCACTATTGGGTCGTGATTGCCAAACAACAGATTAGTGTCTCAACGCCCCAGATCTTACGGCAGATCAATTACGAAAAAATTGACCACCTGAACAATGACCAGCTACTTGCTAGCTTGCGGGCCCAAGATTGGCAAACAGCAATTAAGTACATGGGCAACGTTCTGGAACCGGTCACGATGAGCTTCTATCCAGAAATCAGACAACTTAAGGAAAAAATGGTTGAACTGGGGGCCGACGTTGCCCAGATGAGTGGTACTGGACCCACCGTGTTCGCCATCTGTCATACCGAGTCGCGGGCCAAACGGATTCAAAATAGTATCCGGGGGTTTTGCCGTGATGTTCATGTGGTGACCCTTTTATGA
- a CDS encoding metal ABC transporter solute-binding protein, Zn/Mn family, producing MKKYWTGVAALLSILVIILVLSCLPLKEGPREQKPIRVVTSLNFYGEVAQQVAGKYGQVTSVINNASIDPHDYQPSTQQSQLMVKANLVIQNGLGYDHWLTKMTRASGNSKLRIIDVGRQVAGKRAGANEHIWYQPTTMKKLAKKLANQYSRMDPDHADYYHHQARKYLKSLRPLDEEIAQVKRGVAQQRSVAVSEPVFDYALANLGYQVVDSHFAKATEDGNDPSPQDVKDLQDAIINHRIAFFVENAQSDDHVINNMVQLAHKHDVPVLKVTESKPNGKSYQQWMIDQYQELAKIQQKEVR from the coding sequence ATGAAGAAGTATTGGACCGGTGTTGCTGCGTTGCTGAGCATCCTCGTAATTATCCTGGTACTGTCCTGCCTGCCACTTAAGGAGGGCCCGCGAGAACAGAAACCGATTCGGGTCGTCACCAGTCTTAATTTTTATGGTGAGGTAGCCCAGCAGGTTGCCGGTAAGTATGGCCAGGTGACCTCAGTGATCAATAACGCCTCAATTGACCCCCATGATTACCAGCCCAGTACCCAGCAGTCACAGCTGATGGTGAAGGCCAACCTGGTAATTCAAAATGGTCTTGGCTATGACCACTGGCTAACTAAGATGACCCGGGCAAGTGGCAATTCAAAATTGCGGATCATTGATGTTGGTCGCCAGGTTGCAGGAAAGCGGGCGGGGGCCAACGAGCACATCTGGTACCAGCCAACCACGATGAAGAAGTTAGCAAAGAAACTTGCCAACCAATATTCACGGATGGACCCCGACCATGCTGATTACTATCACCATCAGGCCCGGAAGTACCTCAAGTCATTGCGCCCGCTGGATGAGGAAATCGCCCAGGTTAAACGGGGGGTTGCCCAGCAACGGTCAGTTGCCGTCAGCGAACCCGTCTTTGACTATGCTCTAGCTAACCTGGGTTACCAAGTGGTCGACAGCCACTTTGCGAAGGCAACCGAGGACGGTAATGATCCATCGCCGCAGGATGTCAAGGACCTGCAAGACGCCATCATTAACCACCGAATCGCCTTCTTTGTGGAGAATGCCCAGTCTGACGACCACGTGATCAATAATATGGTTCAGCTAGCCCACAAGCATGATGTCCCAGTCTTGAAGGTGACGGAATCAAAGCCAAATGGAAAAAGCTATCAGCAATGGATGATTGACCAATATCAGGAACTCGCCAAGATTCAGCAAAAGGAGGTACGATAA
- a CDS encoding ABC transporter ATP-binding protein: protein MAVLSVDDLTVAYGDHTVFSNLSFTINSGDFLVVVGENGVGKTTLVKALLGLIKPKEGTINIPQDTRIGYVPQFRNLDEEYPLSIRDFVALNSRQSRWPWLTKKERHRLDRIIRITDLTKIAERPLGLASGGEKQRAYLAQALLTNPHLLILDESTASLDNEMKYSLLDLVARFQEDGLSVMFITHDCDLAQRYGTRYLHMQTDGYTTGSINELAVIVKGGEEC from the coding sequence ATGGCAGTATTATCGGTAGATGACTTAACGGTTGCTTATGGGGACCATACCGTCTTTAGCAACCTCAGCTTCACCATCAATAGTGGGGACTTTCTTGTTGTGGTCGGTGAAAATGGGGTAGGAAAGACGACCCTTGTAAAGGCTCTCTTAGGGTTGATTAAGCCTAAAGAGGGGACGATTAACATCCCCCAAGATACCCGCATAGGCTACGTACCCCAGTTTCGGAATCTCGATGAGGAATATCCCCTGTCAATTCGCGACTTTGTGGCCCTAAACAGCCGCCAGTCGCGGTGGCCCTGGTTGACGAAGAAGGAGCGGCACCGCCTGGACCGGATTATCAGGATTACTGACCTGACTAAGATTGCGGAACGACCCCTGGGCCTCGCCTCTGGTGGGGAAAAGCAGCGGGCCTACCTTGCCCAGGCCCTGCTTACCAACCCCCACCTTCTAATTTTAGACGAGTCTACTGCTAGTTTAGATAACGAGATGAAGTACAGTTTATTGGACCTGGTGGCACGTTTTCAAGAGGACGGCCTCAGTGTGATGTTCATTACCCATGATTGTGACCTTGCCCAACGATACGGTACCCGCTACCTTCACATGCAGACGGATGGGTACACGACGGGATCGATTAATGAACTTGCAGTAATCGTAAAGGGGGGAGAAGAATGCTAA
- a CDS encoding metal ABC transporter permease, which translates to MLSLAFMRHAFVASTFIAIVSGVIGVFVVARRLSFLTHTLSEIGFAGASLAVFAGWAPLDGMILFTMLSSVLVGQMSIKESRREAVISAVSGLFIGLGILFLSLSSQTASSATSILFGSVVGISTSEVHQLIILSAVVLTITVLIYRQLKFSSFDEVGAQVSGVNQTVISVAFLLLLALSVSVAAQIVGSLLIFILLTIPSASARYFTHGVAKMMGLAILFSLLGTWAGLLLGYLTNWPVSFFIAVIEVIIYVIALLYQNFIEAN; encoded by the coding sequence ATGCTAAGCCTTGCTTTTATGCGGCACGCCTTTGTCGCCAGTACCTTTATTGCAATCGTCAGCGGGGTAATTGGGGTGTTCGTGGTGGCCCGCCGACTATCCTTTCTGACCCACACTTTGTCAGAAATTGGTTTTGCCGGTGCTTCCCTTGCGGTTTTTGCTGGCTGGGCACCCCTCGACGGAATGATCCTATTTACCATGCTCAGCTCCGTTTTGGTGGGGCAGATGAGTATTAAAGAATCGCGGCGGGAAGCGGTCATCAGCGCGGTATCAGGTCTGTTCATCGGTCTAGGAATCCTCTTTCTCTCCCTCAGCAGCCAGACGGCCAGTTCTGCTACCAGCATCCTCTTCGGGAGCGTAGTGGGAATTAGTACCAGTGAAGTCCACCAGCTGATTATCCTGTCGGCAGTGGTTTTGACAATTACTGTGCTGATTTACCGTCAACTGAAATTTTCCTCTTTTGATGAGGTTGGGGCGCAGGTAAGTGGGGTTAACCAGACGGTCATTTCGGTTGCCTTTTTACTTCTCCTGGCATTGAGCGTCAGTGTGGCTGCCCAGATTGTTGGTTCACTACTAATTTTTATTCTTTTAACGATTCCCTCGGCCAGTGCTAGGTACTTTACTCATGGTGTGGCGAAGATGATGGGGCTGGCAATCCTTTTCTCACTGCTAGGAACCTGGGCCGGGCTATTATTAGGCTACTTGACCAACTGGCCGGTCAGCTTCTTCATTGCCGTGATTGAGGTCATCATTTACGTCATTGCCCTTTTATACCAGAACTTCATTGAAGCAAACTAG
- the purR gene encoding pur operon repressor: MKVRRSNRLVDMTRYLLEHPRTLVSLKLFSERYGSAKSSISEDLSIIKHTFQTWGEGRLKTIPGASGGAVLAPFYSQENAEKAIANLVNEVNDDSRFLPGGYVYLSDLIGRPDILHQVGQLIATQYMDKDVDVVMTVETKGIPIAQSAAMYMNKPFVIVRNSSHITEGPTVSVNYVSGSVKRIKKMELSRRTLSAGANVVVVDDFLKGGGTLNGMASLIREFDANLVGMTVLAESSNSDHRLVDDCTSLVTVDAEDGDQKTITARPGNFMENVFGKEN; the protein is encoded by the coding sequence ATGAAAGTACGAAGAAGCAACCGGCTGGTCGATATGACCCGCTACCTACTAGAACACCCCCGAACATTAGTGTCGCTTAAGCTCTTTAGTGAACGCTATGGTTCGGCAAAATCCTCAATCAGTGAGGACTTGAGTATTATCAAGCACACCTTCCAGACTTGGGGAGAAGGACGCCTGAAGACTATCCCCGGTGCTAGTGGTGGTGCTGTGTTAGCGCCCTTTTACTCCCAGGAGAACGCGGAAAAGGCAATCGCTAACCTGGTAAACGAGGTCAACGATGACTCCCGCTTTCTTCCCGGCGGCTATGTTTACCTGTCGGATCTGATTGGCCGGCCGGACATCCTCCACCAAGTGGGTCAGCTAATTGCGACTCAGTACATGGATAAGGACGTCGACGTAGTGATGACGGTGGAGACCAAAGGAATTCCGATTGCCCAGAGCGCGGCAATGTACATGAACAAGCCGTTTGTGATCGTTCGGAATAGTTCCCACATTACCGAAGGGCCGACGGTGAGTGTTAACTACGTCTCAGGATCAGTCAAGCGGATTAAGAAGATGGAACTGTCACGGCGGACCTTGTCGGCAGGGGCCAACGTCGTCGTTGTTGATGACTTCCTGAAGGGTGGCGGAACCCTGAACGGGATGGCGTCCTTGATTAGGGAATTCGATGCCAACCTGGTGGGGATGACCGTCTTGGCTGAAAGCAGCAATAGTGATCACCGCTTAGTTGATGATTGCACGTCATTAGTCACGGTTGATGCAGAAGATGGCGATCAAAAGACCATCACCGCACGTCCTGGTAATTTTATGGAAAATGTCTTCGGAAAGGAAAATTAG
- the glmU gene encoding bifunctional UDP-N-acetylglucosamine diphosphorylase/glucosamine-1-phosphate N-acetyltransferase GlmU encodes MVKRNAVILAAGKGTRMRSKLHKVLHQVCGKTMVNHVLTQLEKAHIDTIVTVVGFGADTVKEELGHRTRYALQRQQLGTGHAVMQARDLLANEDGETIIVSGDTPLFTADTFEKLFKYHESRHAAVTILTSVAPDPTGYGRIVRDNVGIVERIVEQKDADVQERAIKEINTGVYCFDNKKLFEALTKITNDNAQGEYYLTDVIGIFKQEGEIVTAYKMDNFEESMGVNDRIALAKANKVMRARINKHWMQEGVSMIDPATTYIDADVQIGNDTVLEGNVVIKGHTVIGKDCYISAGSRIVDSTIHDGVKITSSTLESAEMHNGSDIGPNSHLRPEAEIGENVHIGNFCEVKKAYIGAGTKVGHLTYIGNATLGKNINVGCGVVFVNYDGTNKHHTNVGDHAFIGSNSNLVAPVNIAKDSFIAAGSTITDSTEQYDMAIARSRQTNKKDYAKKLPW; translated from the coding sequence ATGGTAAAGAGAAATGCAGTTATTTTAGCAGCTGGTAAGGGGACCCGGATGCGTTCCAAGCTCCATAAGGTCTTACACCAAGTTTGTGGAAAGACAATGGTTAACCACGTCTTGACTCAACTGGAAAAGGCCCACATCGACACGATCGTCACGGTTGTTGGTTTCGGGGCCGACACGGTTAAGGAAGAACTGGGTCACCGGACCCGTTACGCCTTGCAACGTCAGCAACTAGGCACCGGCCACGCGGTAATGCAAGCCCGGGACCTGCTTGCTAATGAAGACGGGGAAACAATTATCGTTAGCGGTGATACCCCGCTGTTTACTGCAGATACCTTTGAAAAGCTATTTAAATACCACGAATCGCGACACGCGGCCGTAACGATCTTAACTTCAGTGGCCCCGGACCCAACCGGCTACGGCCGAATTGTCCGGGACAACGTCGGTATTGTTGAGCGGATCGTTGAACAAAAGGATGCCGATGTTCAAGAGCGGGCAATCAAGGAAATCAATACCGGGGTTTACTGCTTTGACAACAAGAAGCTCTTCGAAGCCCTGACCAAAATCACGAATGATAACGCTCAGGGTGAGTACTACCTGACCGACGTGATTGGGATCTTCAAACAGGAGGGTGAAATCGTCACCGCCTACAAGATGGATAACTTTGAAGAATCAATGGGGGTTAACGACCGGATTGCTTTGGCCAAGGCCAACAAGGTAATGCGGGCGCGGATCAACAAGCACTGGATGCAAGAAGGGGTCTCCATGATTGACCCGGCAACCACATACATCGATGCTGATGTCCAGATTGGTAACGATACTGTCCTGGAAGGAAACGTTGTTATCAAGGGCCACACCGTAATTGGCAAGGACTGCTACATCTCTGCAGGCTCACGGATTGTGGACTCGACCATCCACGATGGGGTCAAGATTACCTCCTCAACGCTGGAAAGTGCAGAAATGCACAACGGCAGTGACATCGGTCCGAACAGCCACCTGCGTCCGGAAGCAGAGATTGGCGAAAACGTCCACATCGGTAACTTCTGTGAAGTTAAGAAGGCCTACATCGGTGCCGGTACCAAGGTGGGCCACCTGACCTACATTGGGAACGCCACTTTGGGTAAGAATATCAACGTCGGTTGTGGGGTCGTCTTTGTCAACTACGATGGAACCAACAAGCACCATACCAATGTTGGGGACCACGCCTTTATCGGCAGCAACAGTAACCTGGTTGCTCCCGTTAACATTGCCAAGGATTCCTTTATTGCGGCCGGTTCCACGATTACTGACAGTACGGAACAGTATGACATGGCAATTGCCCGGTCACGGCAGACCAATAAGAAGGATTACGCTAAGAAGTTACCGTGGTAA